GGCAGATTAAGCCTAATTGGCGCGCAAGGCATCCGCGTAAATGGCAGCACGGTAAAAGCCAGCCAAGGCGCTTATGCTCAAGCCACCGCAGGCGGCATCATCATTGATAGCGCACGTGATTTAAACAAAACCAGCATCGATCAGCGCAATGGCACGGTGTTTAATATCACCAGCAGCTCTAATCAAACCAAAAGCAGCGTTGAAACCAATCAGGCATCTACTTTGCAATCCGATGCAGATTTAAACATCGTTTCTGCCCAAGATATCGCCGTGATTGGTAGCAATATCAAGGCCAAGGATCAGCTCAGCCTTGCGGCCAAAGGCAATGTTGATATCAGCAGTGCCGCCAACAAGGAAAGTAGCAAGGGCACGGAAACCAAGCTGGAAGTGAATGGCTACGCCAAAGAACAAAGCGATAAACAATACCGCGCTGGCGTGCGCATTGAGCACACCGAAACCAAAACCGATATCGAAAAAACCAGCAACACGGGTTCAGTGGTCAGTGGCGGCAGCATCAGCGTAAATGCTGGCAACGATGTGGCCATTAAAGGCTCTACCGTTGAAACCACAAAAGGCAATGCAGATATCAGCGGTAAGAATGTAGCCATTACCGCCTCACAAGATACAGAGAAATCCAGCACCAACAACACCGTAACCGGCGCAGGCTTTTACTACACCGGCGGTATTGATAAAGCGGGCAGCGGCTATGAAGTAGGCCAAAGTAACCAGCAAACCAATAGCAATAAATCCACCGCCAACACTTCATCGGTCAAAACAGCGGGCGATTTAAATATCAATGCCGGCAAGATCAGTAACGAAGGCACACAGCTGGCAGCGGGTGGCAGTGTTGCGCTTAAAGCCGACAGCATTGATAACAAAGCCGCCACCAATACCAGCCATACCGATACCAAGAGCAGTAATTGGAGTGTGGATATTGGTGCCAATGTGGATTACAGCAAAATCACACGCCCGGTTGAAAAAGCCGTCAGCGGCGTGATCAAGGGCAAAGTAAGCGAGGTCAGCGCACTGGGCGGCATTGGCGCGCCCAATGTAGGGATCGATGTGCAAGTTAAAGCGGGCAATGGCCAAGGCATTAGCGACAGCAGCAAGGCGATTGTCAGCCAGATCAGCGGCAAAGATATCAACATCAATACCAAGGGCGCACTAAGCGATCAAGCCACGCAATACAAGGCAGATGGTGCCGTCAATATCCAAGCGGGCAGCCATGATTTAAGCGCTGCAGCCAATACGCAATCGTCCACTCAAAACACCGTGCAGGGCCAAGCTGATGCGCGGGTTTATACCGAAACCGGCGAGGATGTGAACGTAAATGCCAGCGGCAAGGGCGGTAATCAAACCACCGCCTCCAGCCAATCAGATGCCATCACCGGCAGTATTAATGCTAAGCAAGGCATCAATATAAATGTGCAAGATCATGCCAGCTATGAGGGCAGCCAGATCAATGCAGGTGAAGGTAAAACCATCATCCATGCCGGTGGCGATGTGCGCTTTGATCAGGCTAATAATAGCCAGAACGCCAGCAGCAACAGCGTGGGAGGCAATGCCAAGCTTAATGTGAATGTCAGCAGCTCAGCCAGCGGCGGCGCGGGTGTGGGCGGGCAAGTCAACAGTAGCGAAAGTAAATCCAGCACGGCGGTTGTTGGCAGCCTAGATGGTAAGGGCGGCGTAGAGATTAAATCGGGTAAAGATTTAACTCTGCAAGGCACACAGATTGGCAAGCAAACTGCTGCAGGCGATGTCACGCTACAAGCCGCCGGTAAAGTCGACTTTCAAGCGGGCAGCAATAGCAGCAGCAAGACTGGGTCTTCTGTAGGTGGCAATATCAGCGGTGGCGGTGGCTCTAGTGAAAGCAGCGAAAAATCATCCAGTAATGTTAACTTTGCTGCCGATTTTAATATCGGCAAGGTGAATGAATCTGCCCATAGCCAGACTGCAGGCAGCATTAACAGTACGGGCAATGTAGTGATCAGCGCAGGTGCGGCGGCTAAAGATGCGGTGAGCCTAACAGGCACGCAAGTCAAAGCAGAAAACGTAGCGCTGGATGCAGCCAATGGTGGCATTAACATTCAATCTGCCCAATCTGGCAAAGAAGTTAATAACTGGAATGTAGCCATTGGGGGCGGCGCAAAAGGAGGCCAATCCTTTAATAAAGACAGCAATGGCAAGGTGGATGAGGGCAAAGACACCTACGGCTTTAACGCTAAAGTGGCTGTGGGCGTGGATAAGCAAGATATCTTGCAACACCAGAATGCCAATATTGAAGCGGGCAAGGTTAGCCTCAATAGCGGTAAAGATGTGAGTATTCAGGGCGGCAATATCAAGGCTGATGCGGTGAGCGGCAAAGTAGGCGGTGATTTAATCGTTAGTAGCCAGCAAGATCGCGATCACAGCACCAAGGTAGATATCAGCCTTGGCCTAAATACTGAAAAATATCAGGGCAAAAAAGGCCTAGTTGCCGATAAATTAGGTGGGCTGGGCGATACCGTAAAAGGAAAAGCCACCGACGCGGTGAATAAGGCCGCGGATAAAGTAGCAGACACATACGAAAGCTTCGCCTTTAACCAAGGCCTAAAAACCGATACTACCCAAGGTGTTAGCTTTTCGGCCAAAGACGGCGGCAACGTCACCCTGCCAGAGCAACTGACCAGCGGCCCATCAGAGGGGGGCAAAGTAGATGGCCTAGCGCGTAAAGCAGGTAATGGGATTAAAGATGCTTTACTTGGCCATGATAAAGAAGGCTCATCGATCACCCCATCGCTTGATTTAGCCGTTAAACATAGCGCCAGTGATTTTGTAAAAACCGAATCAGGCATCAGTGGCAAGCAAGGCATAACGCTGGATGTAGCCGGTAAATCAGTATTAACAGGCGCTAAAGTTGCATCAAGCGCGGGCAAAGTGGATATCGGCCAAGTTGAAGCACATCAGCTTAACGGCCAAGAGTATTCGGTATCTGTAGGCATCAATGCATCAACCTCACCTGCTGCGGTGATCTCTAATGCCATAGATAAAATCGGCTCAAGCACCACACCCCTGCTGCAAGTAGGCGTAACAAACAAGGCACAGACTATTGATGGCGGGGTGATTTCGGCTCAATAAACCTTATTTTCTACCTGTGTGTATCTTACGCAACAAGTAAATTAAACAACTTATATGCAGTATGAATAAATCCAACGATGATCGCTTTATGGGCAAGCCGCTTTAAGGAAGCCGCTTAGCCCAGCCGATCAAGGAATAAACAAGGTAAAGGTGGTGCCAATTTATGCTTAAGACTCAAATTGGTGCTACCTTGTTTATCCGCAAAAGCACGCGAAGCACCTCACAAGGGCGCTAAAAACCGTTGCTTTGATTGACTCTTAAAACTGAGCACTTACCGAGTATATCGCCATGAAATGGCCTTATCTGATTGCTGCAGTGCCCCTTATTAGACAAATACGAAAGCTTCGCCTTTAACCAAGGCCTAAAAACCGATACTACCCAAGGCGTTAGCTTTTCGGCCAAAGACGGCGGCAACGTCACCCTGCCAGAGCAACTGACCAGCGGCCCATCAGAGGGGGGCAAAGTAGATGGCATAGCGCGTAAAGCAGGTAATGGGATTAAAGATGCTTTACTTGGCCATGATAAAGAAGACTCTTCGATCACCCCATCGCTTGATTTAGCCGTTAAACATAGCGCCAGTGATTTTGTAAAAACCGAATCAGGCATCAGTGGCAAGCAAGGCATAACGCTGAATGTAGCCGGTAAATCAATATTAACAGGCGCTAAAGTTGCATCAAGCGCGGGCAAAGTGGATATCGGCCAAATTGAAGCGCATCAGCTTAACGGCCAAGAGTATTCGGTATCTGTAGGCATCAATGCATCAACCTCACCTGCTGCGGTGATCTCTAATGCCATAGATAAAATCGGCTCAGGCACCGCACCCGTGCTGCAAGTGGGCGTAACAAACAAGGCACAGACTATTGATGGCGGGGTGATTTCGGCTCAATAAACCTTATTTTCTACCTGCGTGTATCTTACGCAACAAGTAAATTAAACAACTTATATGCAGTATGAATAAATCCAACGATGATCGCTTTATGGGCAAGCCGCTTTAAGGAAGCCACTTAGCCCAGCCGATCAAGGAATAAACAAGGCAAAGGTAGTGCCAATTTATGCTTAAGACCCAAATTGGTGCTACCTTGTTTATCCGCAAAAGCACGCGAAGCACCTCACAAGGGCGCTAAAAACCGTTGCTTTGATTGACTCTTAAAACTGAGCACTTACCGAGTATATCGCCATGAAATGGCCTTATCTGATTGCTGCAGTGCCCCTTATTTTTCTTGGCGTTTATTCCCAATGGCCCACAGAAGCACAATCTGCCCCCACAGCAGTAGCGGCTAGCAGCCCCCCTTCCAGCCCCCCCTCTCCCCTCTCTACTAGTAATCCTTGGTTAAGCGTTGCCTCAGCCATAGGTGCAGCCAATACACAAAGCGATCGCGATCAGAATCATGATGGCGTGCCCGATGATGTAAATGCCTATATCGACCATACCTACGCCGCATCCAAAACCGGTCAGCTCGCCTTTACCCAGCTAGCCCAAGGCTGGGGCGAAGCCATTAACGACATCTCTACACCCGAACAAGCCAAGCAAGCTGGCGAAAAGATTGCACGTGGCATTGCCTGTCTGATGAGCGATGACGTGATGCAAAAAACCGGTAAAACAGCGCAGGTCATGTACGATGAGCTGCTCAAAACCCGCGCCGAAATGTTGGCCACACCCAAGCGCACCGAAGCCTATTTGCGCTTTCAGACGCTGGCATCCGGCCAATTTTTTGCGGACCCCGGCAATCAACCCTGCAATTTTAAATCTACCGAACTAAGCAGCTAACACCACGATTTACCCACCCTTAACAGGAATTAATCATGTTGAAACGCCTTGCCCTGCTTACCTCTCTAATGGCTGGCCCAGCCTTTGCTGCGCCTGCTGCTGTGATTTTTATCAATGGCGTGCAAAGCACCTTTGATGATTCTGTTGCCAGCATGCTGGTGCTTAAAGGCAATTTAAAAGCCAAAAAGCTAGATAAAAATTTCGTCTACGGCAAT
This genomic interval from Iodobacter fluviatilis contains the following:
- a CDS encoding hemagglutinin repeat-containing protein, whose product is MAASGNIALAGLVERDSKSDKGNRKNDGASLQTGSWDSSSSSERLVSTALQSGKSLIINAAGNIDAAGAQIQAGADSQIAAKGTLNIATQAIANSSQTQNQQQYWGGIGGGGEKNNGIDQSIHVRSNINSAGRLSLIGAQGIRVNGSTVKASQGAYAQATAGGIIIDSARDLNKTSIDQRNGTVFNITSSSNQTKSSVETNQASTLQSDADLNIVSAQDIAVIGSNIKAKDQLSLAAKGNVDISSAANKESSKGTETKLEVNGYAKEQSDKQYRAGVRIEHTETKTDIEKTSNTGSVVSGGSISVNAGNDVAIKGSTVETTKGNADISGKNVAITASQDTEKSSTNNTVTGAGFYYTGGIDKAGSGYEVGQSNQQTNSNKSTANTSSVKTAGDLNINAGKISNEGTQLAAGGSVALKADSIDNKAATNTSHTDTKSSNWSVDIGANVDYSKITRPVEKAVSGVIKGKVSEVSALGGIGAPNVGIDVQVKAGNGQGISDSSKAIVSQISGKDININTKGALSDQATQYKADGAVNIQAGSHDLSAAANTQSSTQNTVQGQADARVYTETGEDVNVNASGKGGNQTTASSQSDAITGSINAKQGININVQDHASYEGSQINAGEGKTIIHAGGDVRFDQANNSQNASSNSVGGNAKLNVNVSSSASGGAGVGGQVNSSESKSSTAVVGSLDGKGGVEIKSGKDLTLQGTQIGKQTAAGDVTLQAAGKVDFQAGSNSSSKTGSSVGGNISGGGGSSESSEKSSSNVNFAADFNIGKVNESAHSQTAGSINSTGNVVISAGAAAKDAVSLTGTQVKAENVALDAANGGINIQSAQSGKEVNNWNVAIGGGAKGGQSFNKDSNGKVDEGKDTYGFNAKVAVGVDKQDILQHQNANIEAGKVSLNSGKDVSIQGGNIKADAVSGKVGGDLIVSSQQDRDHSTKVDISLGLNTEKYQGKKGLVADKLGGLGDTVKGKATDAVNKAADKVADTYESFAFNQGLKTDTTQGVSFSAKDGGNVTLPEQLTSGPSEGGKVDGLARKAGNGIKDALLGHDKEGSSITPSLDLAVKHSASDFVKTESGISGKQGITLDVAGKSVLTGAKVASSAGKVDIGQVEAHQLNGQEYSVSVGINASTSPAAVISNAIDKIGSSTTPLLQVGVTNKAQTIDGGVISAQ